One window of the Lytechinus pictus isolate F3 Inbred chromosome 5, Lp3.0, whole genome shotgun sequence genome contains the following:
- the LOC135154285 gene encoding uncharacterized protein LOC135154285: MEELRDNSKKESLRRSRARYEEREREKRSKRKHIVLMEKTFLQWNETKSRGGFETSDELAESLLAMFITQTPVKSAESAHGTRDMEMFPVTSSTPFHRKKDIHLHSSTAVDPPSENGSSPTVSGIHSLHEECATVELEEQTLVNQGLDANISYTHVATSEWFDEEEEEEEEYETAYEADSDYEPESEFQPEITFHEGPLPKDIDVIGAEEEVLGELPPQQPDEPCEAFTRSGLHAKVTPAQAAETNFCIVSLSRLKSLCKEVRSSCKCGKDLDVEITPSGTSVHVKWVCSDGHVTSWCGQETLQRSHVGDMKLASAIVMTGNNFNKVSLLARFMSLNMISSSTFYAHQRKYIAPTIEKKWEEVQATVLSKHKEGRIVLCGDGRNDSPGFCARYLTYILMAHDTKDVVDVQVVEKRETGGKSPLMELEGLKRGLHKLEQEGVQIDELVTDAHPSITRYMREKRPTIRHSWDVWHAGKNLGKKLTKAAGKVSTCALLYWVRHVVFHFWWCAETCGRSSRAFLAKWRGLTHHVTDKHEWVSGLDEGTVTCSHEELPEREEWLQAGSPPHRALVELCYEKRFLSNIERYVTFRHTSTIESLNNHILMYASKRYSFGYRAFRARNFMAVIDYQAHKDRPYKKDANGEKKHQIRWSKHARQYVAVGVKEAKTYPYLREMMEEIFIMRANDPLPLSSPIEMLETDPRRIRPRLETAMPLPNVQEILERRRSRFAV, from the exons ATGGAAGAATTGAGGGACAACTCCAAGAAGGAATCGCTGAGAAGGTCGAGAGCTCggtatgaagagagagagagagagaaaagatcAAAGAGGAAGCATATAGTTTTGATGGAGAAAACTTTCCTTCAGTGGAATGAGACCAAGTCAAGGGGAGGCTTCGAAACGAGCGATGAGCTGGCGGAATCATTGCTGGCAAT gttCATCACGCAAACGCCAGTTAAATCTGCTGAATCTGCCCATGGAACTAGAGATATGGAGAT GTTCCCGGTTACATCATCCACACCATTTCACCGAAAGAAAGACATTCATCTACACAG TTCCACAGCTGTCGATCCTCCCTCTGAAAATGG ATCCAGTCCAACTGTGTCTGGGATTCATTCGCTGCATGAGGAGTGTGCAACAGTAGAGCTTGAAGAGCAGACACTGGTCAATCAGGGATTAGA TGCCAACATCAGTTATACACATGTGGCCACATCAGAGTGGtttgatgaggaggaggaggaggaggaggaatatGAAACGGCCTATGAAGCTGACAGTGACTATGAACCAGAAAGCGAATTTCAACCCGAAATTACCTTCCATGAAGG ACCACTCCCTAAGGACATCGATGTGATTGGTGCGGAGGAGGAGGTCTTAGGGGAGCTACCTCCACAACAGCCAGACGAACCATGTGAGGCATTCACAAGGAGTGGCCTCCATGCCAAAGTCACACCAGCACAGGCTGCAGAAACAAACTTCTGTATTGTCTCGTTGAGTAGACTCAAGAGCCTGTGTAAAGAAGTGAGGTCATCCTGCAAGTGCGGAAAAGATTTAGATGTCGAAATTACACCATCTGGCACATCTGTGCATGTCAAATGG GTTTGCTCGGATGGCCATGTTACAAGCTGGTGTGGGCAGGAAACCCTACAAAGGTCTCATGTGGGAGACATGAAACTGGCCTCGGCTATTGTCATGACAGGCAATAATTTCAATAAGGTGAGCCTGTTAGCCAGATTCATGTCCCTGAACATGATATCTAGTTCAACTTTCTATGCACACCAGCGTAAGTACATTGCCCCGACCATCGAGAAGAAATGGGAGGAAGTGCAGGCAACTGTGTTGTCCAAACACAAGGAGGGAAGGATAGTTCTTTGTG GTGATGGTCGCAATGATTCACCAGGATTTTGTGCGCGGTACCTGACATACATTCTCATGGCACATGACACGAAAGACGTAGTTGACGTGCAGGTGGTTGAAAAGAGAGAAACCGGGGGGAAGAGCCCACTTATGGAGTTGGAGGGACTGAAGCGGGGTCTTCACAAACTTGAACAAGAAGGGGTGCAGATTGATGAACTGGTGACCGATGCTCATCCTTCAATTACCCGCTATATGa GAGAGAAAAGGCCCACCATTCGTCATTCCTGGGATGTATGGCATGCTGGGAAAAATCTTGGGAAGAAGCTAACCAAG GCAGCAGGCAAGGTATCAACATGTGCACTATTGTATTGGGTGAGGCATGTCGTGTTTCACTTTTGGTGGTGCGCAGAGACATGTGGCAGGAGCAGTCGAGCATTTCTT gCCAAATGGAGAGGACTGACCCATCATGTAACTGACAAGCATGAGTGGGTGTCTGGCTTGGATGAAGGCACAGTGACCTGCAGTCATGAGGAGTTACCTGAGAGGGAGGAATGGTTGCAAGCAGGATCTCCTCCACATCGTGCATTGGTAGAGTTATGCTATGAGAAGCGGTTTTTGTCAAACATTGAGCGATATGTGACATTTAG GCACACTTCCACCATTGAAAGCCTGAACAATCACATTCTTATGTATGCTTCAAAGCGATATTCATTTGG GTATCGTGCATTTCGGGCACGAAACTTTATGGCAGTCATTGATTACCAAGCCCACAAGGATAGACCTTACAAGAAGGATGCAAATGGCGAAAAAAA GCACCAAATCAGATGGTCCAAACATGCAAGGCAGTATGTAGCCGTTGGTGTAAAAGAGGCAAAAACCTACCCCTACCTGAGAGAAATGATGGAGGAAATCTTCATCATGCGCGCAAATGATCCTCTGCCACTCTCCTCTCCTATCGAGATGCTGGAAACTGATCCACGCCGTATAAGGCCACGACTTGAAACAGCAATGCCTCTACCCAATGTTCAAGAAATTTTGGAGAGAAGGAGGAGTAGATTTGCCGTATGA
- the LOC135154286 gene encoding spidroin-1-like produces MDSSFSDIEEDVYQRYAYFEEEELSDISDPAESHENIGEEGGTHRLQAGRRVGRDKEQGHGESSEGHVGEGTGKSSRGGQGGRGKGRPRGGSKGRVGKRVSIVTGTGRGRGTGTSKGQVGRESIGRGRGAGTSKEGQVGRESIGRGRGAGTSKEGQVGRESIGRGRGAGTSRGQVGTEAMGRGRGAGTSKEGQVGRESIGRGRGAGTSRGQVGTEAMGRGRGEGTSKEGQIGGGNRGRRGRVSQVGRRGRGSRTGQGLGGIGSGYAEDSVEGGSSNQGDGGEGPIEREGRGQGRGRGRGRGRGRGRGRGRRGGGGGHDAEVARIEGLRQDRRERLKVKVRDMTREQLEDLVIRQVEREPGLIIDLMNQGQATPPSPGETQRDIPSWCVCNNCTVKPTDRENVCCGYTPNECLTRHGTFALIIDEANLALQRAMWNDAYNLLVAAEEPGQANKSMRHSAYRSVIFWQHGTLGRGNRRVVPSCCSDKIHERYPSPNDQYTGFIPGRFV; encoded by the exons ATGGATTCGTCATTCTCAGACATTGAAGAAGATGTATACCAGCGATATGCGTATTTTGAAGAGGAAGAG CTCAGTGATATATCAGACCCAGCCGAATCACACGAAAATATAGGAGAGGAAGGAGGTACCCACAGACTGCAAGCAGGTAGGCGAGTAGGGAGGGACAAAGAACAAGGCCATGGAGAAAGCAGCGAAGGTCACGTTGGAGAAGGTACTGGTAAATCATCCAGAGGTGGTCAAGGAGGCAGAGGGAAAGGAAGACCCAGAGGAGGCAGCAAAGGACGGGTAGGAAAAAGAGTAAGCATTGTAACAGGCACTGGCAGAGGAAGAGGCACAGGAACCAGTAAAGGACAGGTTGGAAGAGAATCCATAGGCAGAGGAAGAGGTGCAGGAACCAGCAAAGAAGGACAGGTTGGAAGAGAATCCATAGGCAGAGGAAGAGGTGCAGGAACCAGCAAAGAAGGACAGGTTGGAAGAGAATCCATAGGCAGAGGAAGAGGTGCAGGAACCAGCAGAGGACAGGTTGGAACAGAAGCCATGGGCAGAGGAAGAGGTGCAGGAACCAGCAAAGAAGGACAGGTTGGAAGAGAATCCATAGGCAGAGGAAGAGGTGCAGGAACCAGCAGAGGACAGGTTGGAACAGAAGCCATGGGCAGAGGAAGAGGCGAAGGCACCAGCAAAGAAGGACAAATTGGAGGAGGAAACAGAGGAAGGAGAGGTAGAGTGTCTCAAGTTGGGCGTAGAGGCAGAGGTTCTAGAACTGGACAAGGACTTGGAGGAATTGGTAGTGGCTATGCAGAAGATAGTGTAGAAGGAGGCAGCAGCAACCAAGGAGATGGTGGAGAGGGCCCCATTGAACGTGAAGGCAGAGGACAGGGCCGAGGACGAGGCAGAGGACGAGGCAGAGGCCGAGGCAGAGGCCGTGGTCgacgtggaggaggaggaggacatGATGCCGAGGTTGCTCGAATTGAAGGTCTGCGTCAAGATCGTCGTGAAAGATTGAAG GTGAAAGTAAGAGATATGACGAGGGAACAATTGGAGGACCTCGTCATAAGGCAAGTGGAGAGGGAGCCAGGGCTTATCATAGATTTAATGAACCAGGGCCAGGCAACACCCCCATCCCCAGGTGAAACACAACGAGACATCCCATCATGGTGTGTGTGCAACAATTGCACAGTGAAGCCTACAGATCGGGAGAATGTGTGTTGCGGATACACACCTAATGAGTGCCTCACAAGACATGGT ACCTTTGCTCTCATAATAGATGAGGCAAACCTGGCACTCCAGAGGGCAATGTGGAACGATGCCTACAACCTTCTTGTGGCAGCTGAGGAACCAGGCCAGGCCAATAAATCCATGAGGCACTCGGCCTAtaggtctgtaattttttgGCAGCATGGGACATTGGGAAGGGGTAATAGAAGAGTTGTCCCGAGCTGCTGTTCGGACAAGATTCATGAGAGATACCCATCCCCTAATGATCAGTACACTGGATTCATCCCAGGAAGATTTGTTTAG
- the LOC129262105 gene encoding CUB and sushi domain-containing protein 3-like, translating into MINHSMLSTLLTTITDVTACDTTVFARYPVEGHGDAGNITFSQEGCVAAGGSLSVTCSCTQQGLDSFDCDSGTWAAGASQIPNPTIVCFAACQCPEPEAPTNGYIVGNDYNLFKTINYICNDTYRRIGASQASCQQDGTWNQQPPECKAPCARPDVNATVTLSDPVGPYNDGDILNFQCDGTTTTMIGADTATCRDGVWDPSPPSCYYKCTIPETTTATLGNGQTSGSVVDHETMIDFQCNEGRHYNDIAIGDTTGSQTCNNGEFPSPFATCYANCTAADLATPAFAQLEPDSPTYYDKTTVHFSCESGVLSVPSATGTCEDGTWSVPGFECVQPLNCSDPGSPTNGRANENDFSHGAEVSFTCNANFTLMGQSSISCNNGSWSGNVPTCNENPDPVTNRSASLECRSDSIRVTIERSVLPDLAGDVIRFENDPNCTGVIDGDFIVFTTMFDQCGTTKEEDGDLDVYKNRIVNGKNSGNVVSRDITVSFPITCFYERVHRLEYGYSASGSAGVVQQALEETGSYSATFDFAMYTDDTFTTKADSSATNVPVNQRAFFGVEATTAADQRVVLDSCWTTPTSDPDDNRRYNLISDGCVVEQTVMRHDLGMNGLAAFSLSGFTYIDTTQDLSIDALSG; encoded by the exons ATGATCAATCACTCTATGCTCTCGACCTTACTAACCACAATCACAGATGTAACAGCTTGCGATACTACAGTGTTTGCAAGATACCCCGTTGAAGGTCATGGAGACGCAGGAAACATCACGTTCAGTCAAGAAGGATGTGTAGCTGCAGGCGGAAGCCTTTCAGTTACCTGTTCATGTACTCAACAAGGTCTGGATTCATTCGACTGTGACAGTGGGACCTGGGCTGCAGGTGCATCTCAGATTCCCAACCCCACTATCGTTTGTTTCG cTGCTTGTCAATGCCCTGAACCTGAGGCCCCCACCAATGGTTACATCGTCGGTAATGACTACAATCTTTTCAAGACAATCAATTATATCTGCAATGACACATATAGAAGAATTGGAGCCAGTCAAGCCTCATGCCAGCAGGATGGGACATGGAATCAACAACCACCGGAATGCAAAG CCCCATGCGCTAGACCAGATGTCAATGCAACGGTGACTCTTTCTGATCCAGTCGGCCCTTACAACGACGGcgatattttgaattttcaatgcGACGGCACCACCACAACCATGATAGGAGCCGATACCGCAACGTGTAGAGATGGAGTATGGGACCCATCCCCTCCCTCCTGCtatt ATAAATGCACCATACCCGAGACCACAACAGCTACCCTTGGAAATGGACAAACGTCGGGATCAGTCGTAGATCATGAAACAATGATCGACTTCCAATGCAACGAAGGGCGGCACTACAATGATATCGCCATCGGCGATACTACTGGTTCCCAAACATGCAATAATGGCGAGTTCCCGAGCCCATTCGCTACATGTTACG CAAATTGCACAGCAGCTGACCTTGCCACTCCAGCTTTTGCTCAGTTAGAACCAGATTCACCGACTTACTATGACAAGACAACCGTTCATTTCTCCTGTGAGTCCGGGGTCTTGTCAGTGCCAAGTGCGACTGGTACTTGCGAGGACGGCACGTGGAGCGTCCCCGGTTTTGAGTGTGTCCAACCAC TGAATTGTTCCGATCCCGGTTCCCCAACTAATGGCAGAGCAAATGAAAACGACTTTAGCCACGGTGCAGAGGTTTCTTTTACATGCAACGCTAATTTCACGTTGATGGGGCAGTCAAGTATAAGCTGTAACAACGGATCATGGAGCGGGAACGTACCGACTTGTAACG AGAATCCTGATCCAGTAACCAACAGGAGCGCTAGTCTAGAGTGCAGGAGTGATTCAATCCGGGTCACCATTGAGCGCTCTGTTTTGCCTGACCTAGCAGGAGATGTCATCAGATTTGAAAACGACCCGAATTGTACTGGTGTAATTGATGGAGACTTCATCGTTTTCACCACTATGTTTGACCAGTGTGGAACCACTAAGGAG GAAGACGGTGATTTAGACGTATACAAGAACCGCATCGTGAATGGGAAAAACAGCGGTAACGTCGTTTCGCGTGACATCACAGTATCATTCCCAATAACCTGCTTCTATGAGCGCGTCCATCGCCTGGAATATGGTTACTCTGCTAGTGGCAGCGCGGGGGTTGTTCAGCAGGCTCTCGAAGAGACAGGCTCGTACAG TGCAACGTTCGACTTTGCGATGTATACCGACGATACTTTTACGACAAAAGCGGATTCTTCTGCCACCAACGTACCCGTCAACCAGAGAGCTTTCTTTGGTGTAGAAGCCACGACCGCTGCCGATCAACGGGTCGTCCTCGACTCGTGCTGGACGACACCCACGAGTGACCCCGATGATAATAGGCGTTACAATTTAATATCGGATGG GTGTGTGGTAGAACAGACAGTTATGCGCCATGATCTAGGGATGAATGGGCTAGCTGCATTCAGTCTCTCGGGATTTACCTACATCGATACTACTCAG GACCTTTCTATTGACGCCCTctcgggttaa